The Streptomyces sp. NBC_00224 genome has a window encoding:
- a CDS encoding DapH/DapD/GlmU-related protein: MPKNRNTFSSLTAWRRRLAAGAVQRGWQWAQQAGAITAEHPGRLRFRRIGSGTRLAFPQGTVFGEPWIELGDHCIIGEQVTLTAGMMPGLDLGSEPILTLGDGVVLGRGSHVIADTTVAIGSNTYCGPYVYITSTNHSYDDPHQPVGKQWPRMEPVEIGPGCWLGTGAVVLPGARLGRNVVVAAGAVVRGEVADHAVVAGAPARVVRTWDRENGWQPPLRTPAPVPIPEGVTPEQLLAVAELTADEV; the protein is encoded by the coding sequence GTGCCGAAGAACAGAAACACGTTCTCATCGCTGACCGCCTGGCGGCGCCGGCTGGCCGCGGGTGCGGTCCAGCGCGGCTGGCAGTGGGCGCAGCAGGCGGGGGCGATCACCGCCGAGCACCCCGGGCGGCTGCGGTTCCGCCGGATCGGCTCCGGCACCCGGCTCGCGTTCCCGCAGGGCACGGTCTTCGGCGAGCCGTGGATCGAGCTCGGCGACCACTGCATCATCGGCGAACAGGTCACGCTGACGGCCGGGATGATGCCGGGCCTCGACCTCGGCTCCGAGCCGATCCTGACGCTCGGGGACGGTGTGGTGCTCGGCCGGGGCAGCCATGTCATCGCGGACACGACGGTGGCCATCGGCTCGAACACGTACTGCGGCCCGTACGTCTACATCACCTCCACCAACCACAGCTACGACGACCCGCACCAGCCCGTGGGCAAGCAGTGGCCGCGGATGGAGCCGGTGGAGATCGGGCCGGGCTGCTGGCTCGGCACCGGCGCCGTGGTGCTGCCCGGCGCCCGGCTCGGCCGCAATGTGGTGGTCGCGGCGGGCGCGGTGGTGCGGGGCGAGGTGGCCGACCACGCCGTGGTGGCCGGGGCGCCCGCCCGGGTCGTACGGACCTGGGACCGCGAGAACGGCTGGCAGCCGCCGCTGCGCACACCGGCCCCGGTGCCGATCCCGGAGGGCGTGACGCCGGAACAGCTGCTGGCGGTGGCGGAGTTGACGGCGGACGAGGTGTAG
- a CDS encoding gamma carbonic anhydrase family protein, translated as MAEQALVVAVGGKKPQVDPAAFTAPTAVVLGEVTLAAGASVWYHTVLRADCGPIVLGADSNIQDNCTVHVDPGFPVTVGERVSVGHNAVLHGCTVEDDVLVGMGATVLNGAVIGAGSLVAAQALVPQGMVVPPGSLVAGVPAKVRRELTEEEREGIKVNALMYLGLARDHREAHGG; from the coding sequence ATGGCAGAGCAGGCGTTGGTCGTGGCTGTGGGCGGGAAGAAGCCGCAGGTCGATCCGGCGGCGTTCACCGCCCCCACCGCCGTGGTGCTCGGCGAGGTGACCCTGGCCGCCGGGGCGAGCGTCTGGTACCACACGGTGCTGCGGGCCGACTGCGGCCCGATCGTGCTCGGCGCCGACAGCAACATCCAGGACAACTGCACGGTCCATGTGGACCCCGGCTTCCCGGTGACGGTCGGCGAGCGCGTCTCGGTCGGGCACAACGCCGTGCTGCACGGCTGCACGGTCGAGGACGACGTGCTCGTCGGCATGGGGGCGACCGTCCTCAACGGGGCCGTGATCGGCGCCGGTTCGCTGGTCGCCGCGCAGGCGCTGGTGCCGCAGGGGATGGTCGTACCGCCCGGCTCGCTCGTCGCGGGCGTGCCCGCCAAGGTCAGGCGCGAGCTCACCGAGGAGGAGCGCGAGGGCATCAAGGTCAACGCGCTGATGTATCTGGGCCTGGCCAGGGACCACCGGGAGGCGCACGGCGGCTGA
- a CDS encoding SRPBCC family protein, whose protein sequence is MALFRIDRRTEADPAEVWRRLTDWARHSGSVPLTRITVTTPAPTGVGTVFVARTGIGRLAFEDPMEVVVWEPPERGRPGRCRMEKRGRVVTGWAEIEVRPGPRGSAGGALLVWREDLRVWRLPRALDPVVSRAGRYVFGRALTVLLGR, encoded by the coding sequence ATGGCACTCTTCCGGATCGACCGGCGTACGGAGGCGGACCCCGCCGAGGTCTGGCGGCGGCTCACCGACTGGGCCCGCCACTCGGGGAGCGTCCCGCTGACCCGGATCACCGTCACCACTCCCGCGCCCACCGGCGTAGGCACGGTCTTCGTGGCCCGCACGGGCATCGGGCGCCTCGCGTTCGAGGACCCGATGGAGGTCGTGGTGTGGGAGCCGCCCGAGCGGGGACGGCCGGGGCGCTGCCGTATGGAGAAGCGCGGGCGGGTGGTCACCGGCTGGGCCGAGATCGAGGTGCGCCCCGGCCCCCGGGGATCCGCGGGTGGGGCGCTGCTCGTGTGGCGGGAGGACCTGCGGGTGTGGCGGCTGCCGCGCGCCCTCGACCCGGTGGTGTCGCGCGCGGGCCGATACGTGTTCGGCCGCGCGCTCACGGTCCTGCTCGGGAGGTGA
- a CDS encoding DedA family protein: MHIQEWLENIPAVSVYLLVGLVIGLESLGIPLPGEIVLVSSALLASQEGHINPVILGAAAVVGAVVGDSIGYAIGRKGGRPLLAWLGAKFPKHFSEGHVAMAEKSFKKWGMWAVFFGRFIALLRIFAGPLAGVLHMPYWKFLIANVLGGICWAGGTTAAIYYIGVVAESWLKNFSYVGLGLAAVLGVVSMLVVKNRAKKASAEIESAKAENVPAVD; encoded by the coding sequence TTGCACATCCAGGAGTGGCTGGAGAACATCCCCGCCGTCAGTGTCTACCTCCTGGTGGGGCTGGTCATCGGCTTGGAGAGCCTCGGCATTCCGCTGCCGGGCGAGATCGTCCTCGTCAGCTCCGCGCTGCTGGCGTCCCAGGAGGGTCACATCAACCCGGTGATCCTCGGCGCCGCCGCAGTGGTGGGCGCGGTCGTCGGTGACTCGATCGGCTACGCGATCGGCCGCAAGGGCGGCAGGCCGCTGCTCGCCTGGCTCGGCGCCAAGTTCCCCAAGCACTTCAGCGAGGGCCATGTCGCCATGGCCGAGAAGTCCTTCAAGAAGTGGGGCATGTGGGCGGTCTTCTTCGGCCGCTTCATCGCGCTGCTGCGCATCTTCGCGGGCCCGCTGGCGGGTGTGCTGCACATGCCGTACTGGAAGTTCCTCATCGCCAACGTGCTCGGCGGCATCTGCTGGGCGGGCGGCACGACGGCCGCGATCTACTACATCGGCGTGGTCGCCGAGTCGTGGCTGAAGAACTTCTCGTACGTGGGTCTGGGCCTCGCGGCCGTGCTGGGCGTCGTCTCGATGCTGGTCGTCAAGAACCGCGCGAAGAAGGCGTCGGCCGAGATCGAGTCGGCCAAGGCCGAGAACGTGCCCGCCGTCGACTGA
- a CDS encoding carboxylesterase/lipase family protein, giving the protein MSDGGIRVRLAARIRTALLLTTACAAALLTPVPAGAHTPGPTLVRTHSGLLEGETTGEGRQFLGIPYAEQPVGALRWTAPRPAAPWRGVRDATRFADRCVQGASWDPGYERATHTEDCLALNVYVPAHRPGALPVLVWLHGGGLTAGAGSDVVPDAFARSTDSVVVTVNYRLGALGFLALPGLDAEARDGVSGNYGMLDQQAALRWVRSEIGAFGGDPGRVTVAGESAGGRSVCTQLASPTARGLFRAAVIQSGAYGDCAARTRSRAATDGAAFARRAGCGEPATVLACLRRRSAAELLAAQSGLDWGPVTGGAFLPEQPASAFATGRSARVPVLNGANEDEGRLFAFSRYPLAAADYPEAVAAYFGAARAPEVLAHYPLSAFPSATLAYATAVGDQLMACPALRLDRALAARGPVYAYEFADRTSPPFASLRALHTDFDFGATHVNEVQYLFRHFGLEAPFDREQRALARQMTAYWGSFLHGNPPRAAGQPAMPEWPGDGSPGRVLRLRTAAADGNAVVTTVARAHRCGFWDAVDAV; this is encoded by the coding sequence ATGAGCGACGGCGGGATACGGGTCCGGCTCGCGGCGCGGATCCGCACGGCTCTGCTCCTCACGACCGCCTGCGCGGCGGCCCTGCTCACCCCCGTCCCGGCCGGGGCGCACACCCCCGGCCCCACCCTCGTACGCACCCACTCCGGTCTGCTCGAAGGGGAAACGACCGGCGAGGGGCGGCAGTTCCTGGGAATTCCCTACGCCGAGCAGCCGGTCGGCGCGCTGCGCTGGACGGCGCCGCGCCCGGCCGCGCCCTGGCGGGGCGTACGGGACGCGACGCGGTTCGCCGACCGCTGTGTCCAGGGCGCCAGTTGGGACCCCGGATACGAGCGGGCCACCCACACCGAGGACTGCCTCGCCCTCAACGTGTACGTGCCCGCACACCGGCCTGGTGCGCTGCCGGTCCTCGTCTGGCTGCACGGGGGCGGGCTCACCGCGGGCGCGGGTTCCGACGTCGTCCCGGACGCGTTCGCCCGCAGCACCGACTCCGTCGTCGTCACCGTCAACTACCGCCTCGGCGCCCTCGGCTTCCTGGCCCTGCCCGGCCTGGACGCGGAGGCCAGGGACGGCGTCTCGGGCAACTACGGCATGCTCGACCAGCAGGCCGCGCTGCGCTGGGTGCGCTCCGAGATCGGCGCCTTCGGCGGCGACCCGGGCCGGGTGACCGTCGCCGGGGAGTCGGCCGGCGGCCGCTCGGTCTGCACCCAGCTCGCCTCGCCCACCGCCCGGGGCCTGTTCCGCGCCGCCGTGATCCAGAGCGGCGCGTACGGTGACTGCGCGGCCAGGACCCGTTCGCGGGCGGCCACCGACGGCGCCGCCTTCGCCCGCAGGGCCGGGTGCGGTGAGCCGGCCACCGTCCTCGCCTGTCTGCGCCGCAGGTCCGCCGCCGAGCTGCTCGCCGCGCAGTCCGGCCTCGACTGGGGCCCGGTCACCGGCGGCGCCTTCCTGCCCGAGCAGCCCGCCAGCGCGTTCGCGACCGGCCGGTCCGCCCGCGTGCCCGTACTCAACGGGGCCAACGAGGACGAGGGGCGGCTGTTCGCCTTCTCCCGTTACCCGCTCGCGGCGGCCGACTACCCCGAGGCGGTCGCCGCGTACTTCGGCGCGGCCCGCGCCCCGGAGGTCCTCGCGCACTATCCGCTGAGCGCCTTCCCCTCGGCCACGCTCGCCTACGCCACCGCCGTCGGGGACCAGCTGATGGCCTGCCCCGCGCTGCGGCTCGACCGGGCGCTGGCGGCCCGGGGGCCGGTCTACGCGTACGAGTTCGCCGACCGCACCTCGCCGCCCTTCGCCTCGCTGCGCGCCCTGCACACCGACTTCGACTTCGGGGCCACGCATGTCAACGAGGTCCAGTACCTCTTCCGCCACTTCGGCCTGGAGGCGCCGTTCGACCGCGAACAGCGGGCGCTGGCCCGGCAGATGACCGCGTACTGGGGCTCCTTCCTGCACGGGAACCCGCCCCGGGCGGCCGGGCAGCCCGCCATGCCGGAGTGGCCCGGCGACGGCTCCCCGGGCCGGGTGCTGCGGCTGCGCACGGCCGCGGCGGACGGTAACGCCGTGGTCACCACGGTCGCCCGCGCGCATCGGTGCGGCTTCTGGGACGCCGTCGACGCGGTATGA
- a CDS encoding beta-glucosidase: protein MSDTVSRRSALWLLGGAVTVAAAATGWSALPARAAGPRAAGTAAAAAPAASPRVESLIRRLTLGEKLTLLHGADDPQSLGQAGYVPGVPRLGIPPLRLADGPAGVRVTKHATALPAPVLLAAAFDPALAREYGEVIGREGRALGQDVLLSPMVNLIRTPYAGRNFETFSEDPLLSADLVAEEVSGIQAQGLIATVKHFALNNQEKDRMSVDVRADEQTMHEAELRGFEAAVAARAGAVMGAYNKVDSTFACESADLLTGVLRDTWGFDGWVMTDWFAAHSTVASIRAGLDMEMPDGTHFGAALKQAVRDGSVPQALVDRSVRRVLTVMERFGLLDGSAPARPDRDPAAGARTALKVAKAGATLLRNEHRALPLTGAAARSLAVIGPTGSLPFVSGGGSAHVVPDRAASPLDAIRERAGKGARVRYALGEDLFGRALPAGAVSPGADFEGRHVAPGATWTYDGTLTAAEADEWTLVIHYSGRERPVVHLDGTELFPLTPGYGEYFAGGLVSAAPDGLSVRRATVRLKAGPHTLKITAKGGADGQLFRLRRITGATRAADVAEAVRVARAAESVVLFAYEDATEGADRTTLALPGHQNALIDAVAAVNSRTTVVLNTSSSTTMPWLERTAAVLQMYYPGQEGAAATAEVLFGDCDPGGRLTQSFPVSDERHPVAGDPRRYPGVDGVEEYSEGIHLGYRWYDQAGVAPLFPFGHGLSYTAFVYDDLSVRAEHGGLAVTFTVRNTGRRTGTTVAQVYVGRSPHLRLDQAERALAGYRRLELPPGGTRRVTVTLPARTLSSWDPARHGWVLGTGRRRVEVGASARDIRLTGHGEVRR, encoded by the coding sequence ATGTCCGACACCGTTTCCCGCAGGTCCGCCCTGTGGCTGCTCGGCGGCGCCGTCACGGTCGCCGCGGCCGCGACCGGCTGGAGCGCCCTGCCCGCCCGGGCCGCCGGGCCCCGCGCCGCCGGAACCGCAGCAGCCGCCGCCCCCGCCGCCAGCCCCCGCGTCGAGTCGCTGATCCGCCGCCTCACCCTCGGCGAGAAGCTGACCCTCCTGCACGGCGCCGACGACCCCCAGAGCCTCGGCCAGGCCGGCTACGTCCCCGGCGTGCCCCGGCTCGGCATCCCGCCCCTGCGGCTCGCGGACGGGCCCGCCGGGGTCCGCGTCACGAAGCACGCGACCGCGCTGCCCGCCCCGGTGCTGCTCGCCGCCGCCTTCGACCCCGCGCTCGCCCGGGAGTACGGCGAGGTCATCGGCCGCGAGGGACGCGCGCTCGGCCAGGACGTGCTGCTCTCACCCATGGTCAACCTGATCCGCACCCCGTACGCGGGCCGCAACTTCGAGACCTTCTCCGAGGACCCGCTGCTCTCCGCCGACCTCGTCGCCGAGGAGGTGAGCGGCATCCAGGCGCAGGGCCTGATCGCCACGGTCAAGCACTTCGCCCTGAACAACCAGGAGAAGGACCGTATGTCCGTCGACGTACGGGCCGACGAGCAGACCATGCACGAGGCGGAGCTGCGCGGCTTCGAGGCGGCGGTCGCCGCCCGCGCCGGGGCCGTCATGGGCGCGTACAACAAGGTCGACTCCACCTTCGCCTGCGAGAGCGCGGACCTGCTCACCGGGGTGCTGCGGGACACCTGGGGCTTCGACGGGTGGGTGATGACCGACTGGTTCGCCGCCCACTCCACGGTCGCCTCGATCCGCGCCGGGCTCGACATGGAGATGCCCGACGGCACCCACTTCGGCGCCGCCCTCAAGCAGGCGGTCCGGGACGGCAGCGTCCCCCAGGCGCTGGTGGACCGCTCGGTGCGCCGCGTCCTGACCGTCATGGAGCGCTTCGGGCTGCTCGACGGCAGCGCTCCGGCCCGCCCCGACCGCGACCCGGCCGCCGGTGCCCGCACCGCGCTCAAGGTCGCCAAGGCCGGGGCCACGCTGCTGCGCAACGAGCACCGCGCCCTGCCGCTCACCGGCGCCGCCGCCCGCTCCCTCGCGGTGATCGGCCCGACCGGCTCGCTCCCCTTCGTCAGCGGCGGCGGCAGCGCCCATGTGGTGCCGGACCGGGCCGCGAGCCCCCTGGACGCCATCAGGGAACGGGCGGGCAAGGGCGCCCGGGTGCGCTACGCCCTCGGCGAGGACCTGTTCGGCCGGGCCCTGCCCGCCGGAGCCGTCTCGCCCGGCGCCGACTTCGAGGGCCGGCACGTCGCCCCGGGCGCGACCTGGACGTACGACGGCACCCTCACCGCCGCCGAGGCCGACGAGTGGACCCTGGTCATCCACTACTCCGGGCGTGAGCGGCCCGTCGTCCACCTCGACGGCACCGAGCTCTTCCCGCTCACCCCGGGCTACGGCGAGTACTTCGCGGGCGGCCTGGTCAGCGCCGCCCCCGACGGGCTCTCCGTGCGCCGGGCCACCGTGCGGCTCAAGGCCGGTCCGCACACGCTGAAGATCACCGCGAAGGGCGGCGCCGACGGGCAGCTGTTCCGGCTGCGCCGGATCACCGGGGCGACCCGGGCCGCCGACGTCGCCGAGGCGGTGCGCGTGGCGCGCGCGGCCGAGAGCGTGGTCCTCTTTGCGTACGAGGACGCCACCGAGGGCGCCGACCGCACCACCCTCGCGCTCCCGGGCCACCAGAACGCGCTGATCGACGCGGTCGCCGCCGTCAACTCCCGTACCACCGTGGTCCTCAACACCTCCTCCAGCACCACCATGCCCTGGCTGGAGCGGACCGCCGCGGTGCTCCAGATGTACTACCCCGGCCAGGAGGGCGCGGCGGCCACGGCCGAGGTGCTCTTCGGTGACTGCGACCCGGGCGGGCGGCTCACCCAGTCCTTCCCGGTCTCCGACGAGCGCCACCCGGTGGCGGGCGACCCGCGCCGCTACCCGGGCGTCGACGGCGTCGAGGAGTACAGCGAGGGCATCCACCTCGGCTACCGCTGGTACGACCAGGCGGGCGTCGCACCGCTCTTCCCGTTCGGACATGGCCTCTCGTACACGGCCTTCGTCTACGACGACCTGTCCGTGCGCGCCGAGCACGGGGGGCTTGCGGTGACCTTCACCGTCCGCAACACCGGCCGCCGCACCGGCACCACGGTCGCGCAGGTCTACGTCGGCCGCTCGCCGCACCTCCGCCTCGACCAGGCCGAGCGCGCGCTCGCGGGCTACCGGCGCCTGGAGCTGCCCCCGGGCGGCACGCGCCGGGTCACCGTCACGCTCCCCGCCCGCACGCTCTCGTCCTGGGACCCGGCCCGGCACGGCTGGGTCCTGGGCACCGGCCGCCGCCGCGTGGAGGTGGGCGCCTCCGCGCGCGACATCCGGCTCACCGGCCACGGGGAGGTCCGGCGATGA
- a CDS encoding DUF4442 domain-containing protein codes for MSVGEMLAATVPMARTLNLEFLETTPERAVVRLPDQPDYHNHVGGPHAGAMFTLAESASGAIVIAAFGDQMNRAVPLAVKAEIGYKKLAMGVVTATATLGRPIADVVAELDAGERPEFPVAIAITREDGAVTGEMTVVWTLRPHS; via the coding sequence ATGTCCGTCGGCGAGATGCTCGCCGCGACCGTTCCCATGGCCAGGACCCTCAACCTGGAGTTCCTGGAGACCACCCCCGAGCGGGCCGTGGTCCGGTTGCCCGACCAGCCCGACTACCACAACCACGTGGGCGGACCGCACGCCGGCGCGATGTTCACGCTCGCCGAGTCCGCCAGCGGTGCCATCGTGATCGCCGCCTTCGGCGACCAGATGAACCGTGCCGTGCCGCTCGCCGTCAAGGCGGAGATCGGCTACAAGAAGCTCGCCATGGGCGTGGTCACCGCCACGGCCACGCTGGGCCGCCCGATCGCGGACGTCGTCGCGGAGCTGGACGCGGGGGAGCGCCCCGAGTTCCCGGTCGCCATCGCGATCACCCGCGAGGACGGCGCCGTCACCGGCGAGATGACCGTCGTCTGGACCCTGCGCCCGCACAGCTGA
- a CDS encoding MFS transporter: MTSAAAVSRFRRPTWAGRNYSLLTAAAIVTNLGSQGALIASAFAVLQAGGDGGDVGLVAAARTVPLVLFLLVGGALADRIPRHRVMVAANSLNFLSQGAFALLVLTGTPQLWQMLALSALGGVGQAFFGPASEGMLMSSVEGEEAGRAFALYRMAMQGAGIGGAALGGALIAAVGPGWVLAVDAVAFAVAGALRAFIDVRHIPPREPGGGIVADLRDGWREFIGRPWLWAIVAQFSIVNAVVVAADAVYGPLVARDHLGGPGPWGLALAAFGAGTVGGALVMMRWKPRRLLFVGSLCVFPLALPSAALAVPAPIGVLVAVMFVTGVSIEVFGVSWMTAMHQEIPEEKLSRVSAYDWLGSLAVVPLATALAGPAESAVGRTSALWGCAVVIVVLTAAVLTVPDVRNLTRRTAPVAGGPPAPDTAAAPVSADAERPLGGLG, from the coding sequence GTGACATCTGCCGCCGCCGTCTCCCGTTTCCGCCGTCCCACCTGGGCGGGCCGCAACTACTCGCTGCTGACCGCCGCCGCGATCGTGACCAACCTGGGCAGTCAGGGCGCCCTGATCGCCTCGGCGTTCGCGGTGCTGCAGGCGGGCGGCGACGGCGGCGACGTGGGCCTGGTCGCGGCGGCCCGGACCGTGCCGCTCGTCCTCTTCCTGCTCGTCGGCGGCGCGCTCGCGGACCGAATACCCCGGCACCGGGTGATGGTCGCCGCCAACAGCCTCAACTTCCTCTCCCAGGGCGCCTTCGCGCTGCTCGTGCTGACCGGCACGCCGCAGCTGTGGCAGATGCTGGCGCTCAGCGCCCTTGGCGGCGTGGGCCAGGCGTTCTTCGGCCCCGCCTCCGAGGGCATGCTGATGTCCAGCGTGGAGGGCGAGGAGGCCGGGCGCGCCTTCGCGTTGTACCGGATGGCGATGCAGGGCGCGGGCATCGGCGGCGCCGCCCTCGGCGGGGCGCTGATCGCCGCCGTCGGACCCGGCTGGGTGCTCGCCGTCGACGCGGTCGCCTTCGCCGTGGCGGGCGCGCTGCGCGCCTTCATCGACGTACGTCACATCCCGCCGCGCGAGCCCGGCGGCGGCATCGTCGCCGATCTGCGCGACGGCTGGCGGGAGTTCATCGGCCGCCCCTGGCTCTGGGCGATCGTGGCGCAGTTCTCGATCGTCAACGCCGTCGTGGTGGCCGCCGACGCGGTGTACGGGCCGCTGGTCGCCCGGGACCACCTGGGCGGGCCGGGGCCGTGGGGCCTGGCGCTCGCCGCGTTCGGGGCGGGCACGGTCGGCGGCGCCCTGGTGATGATGCGCTGGAAGCCGCGCCGGCTGCTGTTCGTCGGCTCGCTCTGCGTCTTCCCCCTCGCACTGCCCTCCGCCGCGCTCGCCGTGCCGGCGCCGATCGGGGTGCTGGTCGCGGTGATGTTCGTGACCGGTGTGTCGATCGAGGTGTTCGGCGTCTCCTGGATGACCGCGATGCACCAGGAGATACCCGAGGAGAAGCTGTCGCGGGTCTCCGCGTACGACTGGCTGGGCTCGCTCGCCGTGGTACCGCTGGCCACCGCCCTCGCGGGCCCCGCCGAGAGCGCCGTCGGCCGGACCTCCGCGCTGTGGGGCTGCGCGGTGGTGATCGTCGTCCTGACGGCGGCGGTGCTCACGGTCCCGGACGTACGCAACCTGACGCGCCGCACCGCGCCGGTCGCCGGGGGGCCGCCCGCGCCGGACACGGCCGCGGCTCCCGTCTCAGCCGATGCCGAACGCCCCCTCGGGGGGCTCGGGTGA
- a CDS encoding spermidine synthase: protein MNEPIPVSRTVDWGTAKLMPDVDRERAWLLTVNGAPQSYVDLDDPTYIEFEYTRRLAHVVDCAGEPGAPLDVIHLGGGGLTLPRYLAASRPGSRQDVVEADRGLLALVTEHLPLPDGCGIRVHAADARAWTEAAPADSADLLVADVFGGSRVPAHLTSVEYARTAERVLRPGGLYAANLADGAPFDFLRPQLATFRAVFEQVALIAEPSVLRGRRFGNVVLLASHGPLPIASLARLTAGDAFPARVEHGDALRRFTGGATPVPDSEAMPSPEPPEGAFGIG, encoded by the coding sequence GTGAACGAGCCGATACCGGTCAGCCGGACAGTGGACTGGGGCACCGCCAAGCTGATGCCCGACGTGGACCGGGAGCGGGCCTGGCTGCTCACCGTGAACGGTGCGCCCCAGTCGTACGTCGACCTCGACGACCCGACGTACATCGAGTTCGAGTACACCCGCAGGCTCGCCCATGTCGTCGACTGCGCGGGGGAGCCGGGCGCACCGCTCGACGTGATCCACCTCGGCGGCGGCGGGCTCACCCTGCCGCGCTATCTGGCGGCGAGCCGGCCGGGCTCGCGCCAGGACGTCGTGGAGGCCGACCGCGGGCTGCTCGCCCTGGTCACCGAGCATCTGCCGCTGCCCGACGGCTGTGGGATCCGGGTGCACGCGGCCGACGCCCGCGCCTGGACCGAGGCCGCGCCGGCGGACTCGGCCGATCTGCTCGTCGCGGACGTGTTCGGCGGCTCCCGGGTGCCCGCGCACCTCACCTCGGTCGAGTACGCGCGGACCGCCGAGCGGGTGCTGCGGCCCGGCGGGCTCTACGCGGCCAACCTCGCCGACGGCGCGCCCTTCGACTTCCTCCGCCCCCAGCTGGCCACCTTCCGGGCGGTGTTCGAGCAGGTCGCGCTGATCGCGGAGCCCTCGGTGCTGCGCGGGCGGCGGTTCGGCAACGTGGTGCTGCTCGCCTCGCACGGGCCGCTGCCGATCGCCTCCCTCGCCCGGCTGACCGCCGGGGACGCTTTTCCCGCCCGGGTCGAGCACGGCGACGCGCTGCGGCGGTTCACCGGCGGCGCGACGCCCGTACCGGACAGCGAGGCGATGCCGTCACCCGAGCCCCCCGAGGGGGCGTTCGGCATCGGCTGA
- a CDS encoding patatin-like phospholipase family protein, with product MAETALVLGAGGITGVGWEIGMLYGLAEAGVDVTGAELVVGSSAGSVVAAQITSGRIGLPQLYERQLARPDGEVPANLGPAALFRFARAALTSRTPEEYGRKLGRVALAGGTGQEAARRKVIAGRLVAHEWPARRLRITAVAADSGELRIFDRESGVELVDAVAASCAVPGVWPAVTVEGRRWIDGGVHSPANAQLAAGYDRVLVLAPLALGGGPLDSPRTQVAELAAAGARVELITPDSAARRAFGRNSLEPSRRAPAARAGRTQAAAHAAAVAELWA from the coding sequence ATGGCAGAGACGGCACTGGTGCTCGGCGCGGGCGGAATCACCGGCGTGGGCTGGGAGATCGGCATGCTGTACGGGCTCGCCGAGGCGGGCGTCGACGTGACCGGCGCCGAGCTGGTGGTCGGCAGCTCGGCGGGCTCGGTGGTCGCCGCGCAGATCACCTCGGGGCGGATCGGGTTGCCGCAGCTGTATGAGCGTCAGCTCGCCCGGCCCGACGGCGAGGTCCCGGCGAATCTGGGCCCGGCCGCGCTGTTCCGGTTCGCCCGCGCGGCGCTGACCTCCCGTACCCCCGAGGAGTACGGCAGAAAGCTGGGCCGGGTGGCGCTCGCCGGTGGCACGGGCCAGGAGGCGGCCCGGCGCAAGGTGATCGCCGGACGGCTGGTCGCGCACGAGTGGCCGGCGCGGCGGCTGCGGATCACGGCGGTCGCGGCGGACAGCGGCGAACTGCGGATCTTCGACCGGGAGAGCGGCGTGGAGCTGGTGGACGCGGTCGCCGCCAGCTGCGCGGTGCCCGGGGTGTGGCCCGCCGTCACCGTCGAGGGCCGCCGCTGGATCGACGGGGGAGTGCACTCCCCGGCCAACGCCCAGCTCGCCGCCGGATACGACCGGGTGCTGGTCCTCGCGCCGCTGGCGCTCGGCGGCGGCCCGCTGGACTCGCCGCGCACCCAGGTGGCCGAGCTGGCCGCCGCGGGGGCGCGCGTCGAGCTCATCACCCCGGACTCCGCCGCCCGCCGCGCCTTCGGCCGCAACTCCCTGGAGCCGTCCCGCCGCGCCCCGGCCGCCCGCGCCGGCCGCACCCAGGCAGCCGCCCACGCGGCGGCCGTGGCAGAGCTCTGGGCGTAG